Proteins from a single region of Ogataea parapolymorpha DL-1 chromosome IV, whole genome shotgun sequence:
- a CDS encoding Heat shock protein 60, mitochondrial, protein MLRFARPQIKKNLASLARTYAHKELKFGVEGRAALLKGVETLADAVAVTLGPKGRNVLIEQPFGAPKITKDGVTVAKSVNLEDKFENLGAKLLQDVASKTNESAGDGTTSATILGRAIFSESVKNVAAGCNPMDLRRGSQAAVEAVIDFLQKNKKEITTSAEIAQVATISANGDTHIGKLLASAMEKVGKEGVITIKEGKTLEDELEVTEGMRFDRGYISPYFITEAKSGKVEFENPLLLLSEKKLSSIQDILPSLEISNKLRRPLLIIAEDVDGEALAACILNKLRGQVQVACVKAPGFGDNRKNILGDIAILSGGTVFTEELDIKPENATPELLGQCGSVTVTKEDTVILNGAGEKDNILQRCEQIKGAIEDASTSEYEKEKLHERLAKLSGGVAVVRVGGSSEVEVGEKKDRYDDALCATRAAVQEGILPGGGTALLKASKVLDQIEVENFDQKLGVQIIKAAITKPAKRIVDNAGEEGSVIIGKILDTYGDKFNHGYDSSKGEFVDMIQSGIIDPFKVVKSGLVDAAGVASLLATTECAIVDAPEPKGPPAAPAGGMGGMPGMGF, encoded by the coding sequence ATGCTAAGATTTGCACGTCCTcaaatcaagaagaacctTGCTTCTCTGGCCCGTACATACGCTcacaaggagctgaaattCGGTGTGGAAGGCAGAGCTGCCCTTTTGAAGGGTGTTGAAACTCTTGCTGACGCTGTTGCCGTCACCTTGGGTCCAAAAGGTCGTAATGTTCTGATCGAGCAGCCATTTGGTGCTCCAAAGATCACCAAGGATGGTGTGACTGTGGCCAAGAGCGTCAATCTTGAAGACAAGTTCGAGAACTTAGGTGCTAAGCTGTTGCAAGACGTTGCCTCCAAGACCAATGAGAGCGCCGGTGACGGTACTACCTCTGCCACTATTCTTGGAAGAGCCATTTTCTCTGAGTCTGTCAAGAACGTGGCTGCCGGATGCAACCCTATGGACCTCAGAAGAGGTTCGCAGGCCGCCGTTGAGGCCGTGATCGACTTTTTgcagaagaacaagaaggagatcacAACCTCTGCCGAGATCGCCCAggtggccaccatctcTGCCAACGGCGACACCCACATTGGTAAGCTTTTGGCATCTGCCATGGAGAAAGTTGGCAAGGAGGGCGTGATCACAATCAAGGAAGGTAAGACCCTGGAGGACGAATTGGAAGTCACCGAGGGTATGAGATTTGACAGGGGCTACATCTCTCCTTACTTCATCACTGAGGCCAAGAGTGGAAAGgttgagtttgagaaccctctgttgttgctgtctGAGAAGAAATTGTCTTCAATCCAGGACATTCTTCCAAGCTTGGAGATCTCCAACAAGCTGAGAAGACCATTGCTCATTATTGCCGAGGACGTTGACGGGGAGGCCTTGGCTGCCTGTATCCTGAACAAATTGAGAGGCCAGGTCCAGGTTGCTTGTGTTAAGGCTCCAGGCTTCGGAGACAACAGAAAGAACATTTTGGGCGACATTGCCATTTTGTCCGGAGGTACTGTCTTCACTGAGGAGTTGGACATCAAGCCGGAGAATGCCACTCCAGAACTCTTGGGCCAGTGTGGATCTGTCACGGTTACCAAGGAGGACACTGTCATTTTGAATGGTGCCGGAGAGAAGGACAACATCTTGCAAAGATGTGAGCAGATCAAGGGCGCTATTGAGGACGCTTCGACCTCCGAGTACGAGAAAGAGAAGCTTCACGAAAGACTGGCCAAGCTTTCCGGCGGTGTGGCAGTTGTGAGAGTGGGTGGCTCTTCCGAGGTCGAAGTtggagagaagaaagacagaTACGACGATGCTCTGTGTGCTACCCGTGCAGCTGTTCAGGAAGGTATTCTGCCAGGTGGAGGTACTGCTCTTTTGAAGGCTTCCAAGGTTTTGGACCAGATCGAGGTCGAAAACTTTGACCAGAAGTTGGGTGTGCAAATCATTAAGGCTGCCATCACTAAGCCAGCCAAGAGAATCGTCGACAACGCTGGCGAGGAGGGATCTGTCATCATTGGCAAGATCTTGGATACATATGGCGACAAGTTCAACCACGGATACGACAGCTCCAAGGGTGAATTTGTGGACATGATTCAGTCCGGTATCATTGACCCATTCAAGGTCGTCAAGAGCGGTCTGGTCGACGCCGCTGGCGTTGCCTCCCTGCTGGCTACCACCGAATGCGCTATCGTCGATGCTCCAGAACCAAAGggtccaccagctgctccagccggCGGCATGGGCGGTATGCCGGGAATGGGCTTCTAA
- a CDS encoding Protein BTN1, with protein MLNRTFAAFWLFGLVNNVLYVVILSAAVDLVGPLTPKAIVLMADVLPSFLLKLASPFFIHTIPYHIRICILVLLSFVGMLTVSLFENVAVVLFGIILASMSSGLGETTFLQLTHYYTQSALSAWSSGTGGAGLAGAFVYMFLTTWMGISVRNALLTFSIVPFTFIICYFRLLPSPSLKFSERVEQPILLVESNYQSTIRRIKPLVVPYMLPLFTVYVAEYVINQGVSPTLLFPIEEMPFHNYRDAYVTYGTLYQLGVFVSRSSGQFVRIHNLAMPALLQTINLVICVLQSMYVIFPNIYWLFFLILYEGLLGGSAYVNTFMLVTETVPLAEREFAMGCVGISDSAGIVVAASLAMMLEPHLCAFQVATGRDYCQR; from the coding sequence atgctCAACAGGACATTCGCTGCGTTTTGGCTCTTCGGACTGGTCAATAATGTCCTCTACGTCGTAATTCTTTCTGCGGCGGTAGATCTCGTTGGACCATTGACTCCTAAGGCCATTGTGCTCATGGCTGACGTGCTTCCTTCATTCTTGCTAAAGCTGGCATCGCCTTTTTTCATCCACACAATCCCCTATCATATTCGCATTTGCATCCTTGTGCTTCTAAGTTTCGTGGGAATGCTGACGGTCTCGCTGTTTGAAAACGTTGCAGTTGTACTCTTTGGTATCATTCTTGCATCCATGTCCTCCGGTCTGGGCGAGACCACATTTCTTCAGCTGACTCATTACTACACGCAATCAGCTCTAAGCGCATGGTCTTCTGGAACAGGCGGAGCAGGGCTTGCCGGGGCCTTTGTATACATGTTCTTGACTACATGGATGGGAATTAGTGTCAGAAATGCGCTTTTGACATTCTCTATTGTTCCGTTCACTTTCATTATCTGCTATTTCCGACTGCTTCCTTCCCCAAGCTTGAAGTTTTCTGAGCGAGTGGAGCAGCCAATTCTCCTGGTGGAGTCAAATTATCAAAGCACCATCAGAAGAATCAAACCTCTGGTGGTGCCCTACATGCTCCCTCTGTTCACGGTGTATGTGGCAGAGTACGTTATCAACCAGGGTGTCAGTCCAACGCTACTTTTCCCGATTGAAGAGATGCCATTCCACAACTATAGAGACGCGTACGTCACATACGGAACACTATACCAGCTTGGGGTTTTTGTATCGAGGTCATCAGGACAGTTTGTGCGGATCCATAACCTTGCGATGCCTGCATTGCTCCAGACGATCAATTTGGTGATTTGTGTGTTGCAATCCATGTATGTCATTTTCCCGAACATCTATTGGCTGTTCTTTCTCATCTTGTACGAAGGACTCCTGGGAGGGTCTGCGTATGTGAACACGTTCATGCTGGTAACGGAAACAGTACCTCTTGCCGAGCGAGAGTTCGCAATGGGATGTGTGGGGATCAGTGACAGCGCGGGAATTGTCGTTGCTGCGTCCTTGGCCATGATGCTAGAGCCCCATCTGTGTGCATTCCAGGTCGCAACGGGTCGAGACTATTGCCAACGTTGA
- a CDS encoding vacuolar fusion protein mon1: MDPIAIHENYIHRDSISSGESGQFNRPELTRLAAQKSQVSLVSNSLVLARPPESTSGVTFVCSQPDNASMAASMEASISGTIFSDSEAAFNSLPESQPTIDLGFRPQKADMNDNEDAFFVQDKHFFILSVAGKPIYSMHGSDEILTVHAGIIQTIVSYFEFNPDGETEQLRTFTSGGEKKTRFCFLNKTPIILMAISSLDETELQMNQQLDFLYNFLLTILSKPHIDKVFRKRDNFDLRKLLGKADIACLDSICNDLANFNNPGLIIGGLECLRMRKSVRRRIENVLLAEKSENLLYALLVAPGGRLITVLRPRRHTLHTSDLQLLFSMIFNTNTFRSTPEGNEAQQLASNEEFWVPVCFPKFNPNGFLYSFIQFVDLKDEKLMYLHDLNMSALEQDGNPDSSKITVILVSAYKDSFFEMRKIASSIIKSLKLNRTIYRDLFKAVVGTQGANGETGASSGKVDPVEIPAPLVQHFVFKSKKHTQFVFSRLAHQREPDENMRGQLMMLYAQLHSRFSGASRITGSQQDSDFLDESHFINLVRWKHHNDNLVGFLITTTNYELYLLTNGGIMDKKVLLRSCKNIIKWCKKNQDRLFISGGAVF, encoded by the coding sequence ATGGATCCTATCGCAATCCACGAAAATTACATCCACCGAGATTCCATCTCGAGTGGAGAATCTGGCCAATTCAATCGGCCAGAGCTCACAAGGTTGGCAGCACAGAAATCGCAGGTCTCGCTCGTATCCAATTCCTTAGTTTTGGCGCGTCCTCCAGAAAGCACCAGTGGTGTCACTTTCGTCTGTTCCCAGCCAGATAACGCCAGTATGGCGGCCAGCATGGAGGCTAGCATCAGCGGGACCATATTTAGCGACAGTGAGGCTGCGTTTAATAGCCTTCCAGAGAGCCAGCCAACCATTGACCTGGGTTTCAGGCCCCAAAAGGCAGACATGAACGACAACGAAGATGCCTTCTTCGTGCAAGACAAGCATTTTTTTATTCTATCGGTTGCTGGTAAGCCAATCTACTCGATGCACGGATCCGATGAGATTCTCACGGTCCACGCAGGCATAATTCAGACGATTGTTTCGTACTTCGAGTTTAATCCGGACGGCGAGACGGAACAGCTGCGCACGTTCACATCTGGcggcgagaaaaaaacgCGCTTCTGTTTCCTGAACAAAACGCCAATCATCCTGATGGCAATCTCGTCTCTTGATGAAACTGAGCTGCAGAtgaaccagcagctggattttCTCTACAACTTTCTTCTCACGATTCTAAGCAAGCCTCACATAGACAAAGTATTCCGAAAAAGAGATAATTTTGACCTCCGAAAGTTGCTGGGGAAAGCCGATATAGCCTGTTTGGACTCGATATGCAACGATTTAGCTAATTTCAACAACCCAGGGCTTATCATTGGTGGTTTGGAATGCCTCAGAATGCGTAAGTCCGTGAGAAGACGAATCGAAAATGTGCTGCTTGCCGAGAAGTCAGAAAACCTGTTGTATGCACTGCTGGTGGCTCCTGGTGGAAGACTTATCACTGTGTTACGTCCACGTCGACATACTTTACACACATCGGATCTACAATTGCTATTTTCCATGATTTTCAACACAAACACGTTTAGATCGACACCTGAGGGAAACGAAGCTCAACAGCTTGCATCTAACGAAGAGTTCTGGGTTCCAGTGTGCTTCCCGAAATTCAATCCTAACGGATTTCTCTACTCATTTATTCAATTTGTGGATTTGAAAGACGAGAAATTAATGTACCTACATGATTTGAACATGAGTGCGCTGGAACAGGACGGGAATCCGGACTCTAGCAAAATTACTGTCATACTAGTGAGCGCATACAAGGACAGTTTCTTCGAGATGAGAAAGATCGCGAGCTCCATCATCAAGTCTCTGAAGCTCAATAGAACAATATACAGAGACCTTTTCAAGGCAGTCGTTGGCACGCAAGGAGCTAACGGCGAAACGGGGGCAAGCTCAGGCAAGGTGGACCCAGTGGAGATACCAGCGCCGTTGGTTCAGCATTTTGTGTTTAAAAGCAAAAAACATACGCAGTTCGTGTTTTCAAGACTAGCACATCAGCGGGAGCCTGACGAGAATATGAGAGGACAATTGATGATGCTCTATGCGCAATTACACTCGCGCTTTTCTGGTGCTTCTCGAATCACAGGCTCGCAGCAGGATTCGGATTTTTTGGATGAAAGCCATTTTATTAACCTGGTCAGATGGAAACATCACAACGACAACCTAGTCGGTTTCTTGATTACCACCACCAATTATGAGCTTTACTTACTCACAAACGGTGGCATTATGGACAAAAAAGTGTTGTTACGCTCATGCAAAAATATAATCAAGTGgtgcaaaaaaaatcaagatcGTTTGTTCATCTCCGGAGGTGCAGTGTTTTAA
- a CDS encoding Threonine--tRNA ligase, cytoplasmic encodes MSEIEKKVEALSVKDKKPKKASKKSGDDAAKRPLELDPKPDFIEHRIRIFERIKARQDAELAAKERLPIKVTLKDGTVKEATSWETTPFDIAKEIGKSFCERQVISKVNGELWDLERPFEADSKLEFFDFDSPEGKQVFWHSSAHILGEGCENHYGAHLCFGPPTEDGFFYDMAIDEGDYKVSQNDFSDIETLCSRAIKEKQPFERLVMTKDELLEMFSYNKYKVALIKSKIPDGTSSTVYRCGPLIDLCRGPHVPHTGRVKAFKVLKNSSSYFLGDSNNDSLQRVYGVSFPDKALMKEHLKFLEEAAARDHRKIGREQDLFFFHEMSPGSCFWLPHGARIYNGLCELLRTQYRKRGYEEVITPNMYNSKLWETSGHWANYKENMFTFEVEKDTFGLKPMNCPGHCLMFKSRERSYRELPWRVADFGVIHRNEFSGALSGLTRVRRFQQDDAHIFCTQDQIEDEISGVFDFLQHIYGIFGFEFKMELSTRPEKYVGDIETWNNAEAKLESALNKWGGKWELNPGDGAFYGPKIDIMISDALKRWHQCATIQLDFQLPNRFELEFRGKDDSAEVQRPVMIHRAILGSIERMTAILTEHFAGKWPFWLSPRQILVVPVGVRYFDYAQEVQKLLQTEGFYADVDLSGNTLQKKVRTGQLQKYNFIFIVGEQEQNEKAVNIRNRDIQELQSKNDMVKLNDVLPKLHALRDEKRNDNAL; translated from the coding sequence ATGTCTGAAATCGAAAAGAAAGTTGAAGCGCTTTCTgtcaaggacaagaagcCTAAGAAGGCCTCCAAGAAGTCTGGAGATGATGCCGCCAAAAGACCACTCGAGCTGGATCCGAAGCCGGACTTCATTGAGCACAGAATCAGGATCTTTGAAAGAATCAAGGCTAGACAAGACGCAGAACTTGCAGCCAAAGAGAGACTGCCAATCAAGGTCACTCTGAAGGATGGGACGGTCAAGGAGGCCACTTCTTGGGAAACCACGCCGTTCGATATTGCCAAAGAGATCGGCAAGTCGTTCTGCGAAAGACAAGTGATTTCCAAGGTCAACGGCGAGCTGTGGGACCTGGAGAGACCGTTCGAGGCCGACTCTAAGCTTGAGTTCTTTGACTTTGACTCGCCAGAGGGAAAACAGGTTTTCTGGCACTCTTCCGCCCATATTTTGGGAGAAGGCTGCGAAAATCACTACGGTGCTCATTTGTGTTTTGGTCCTCCTACTGAAGACGGCTTTTTCTACGATATGGCCATTGACGAGGGAGATTACAAAGTTTCGCAGAACGACTTTTCCGATATCGAAACTCTATGTTCCAGAgccatcaaggagaaacaGCCTTTTGAGAGACTTGTCATGACCAAAGACGAGCTCTTGGAAATGTTCAGCTACAACAAGTACAAGGTCGCGCTTATCAAAAGCAAGATCCCAGACGGTACCTCATCCACGGTTTACAGATGCGGTCCATTGATCGACTTGTGCAGAGGCCCCCACGTTCCTCACACCGGAAGAGTGAAGGCGTTTaaagtgctcaagaactCTTCGTCTTATTTCCTGGGAGACTCGAACAACGACTCTTTGCAGAGAGTGTACGGTGTCTCTTTCCCTGACAAGGCTCTAATGAAGGAACATCTCAAGTTCCTGGAGGAAGCTGCTGCTAGAGACCATAGAAAGATCGGAAGAGAGCAAGACctgttcttcttccacGAAATGTCGCCAGGTTCgtgtttctggctgccTCACGGTGCCAGAATTTACAACGGCTTGTGCGAGCTTCTGAGAACCCAGTACAGAAAGAGAGGCTACGAGGAGGTGATTACTCCAAACATGTACAACTCCAAGCTTTGGGAGACCTCTGGTCACTGGGCCAACTACAAGGAAAATATGTTCACTTTCGAGGTCGAAAAGGATACATTTGGTCTCAAGCCAATGAACTGTCCTGGTCACTGTCTGATGTTCAAATCCAGAGAGAGATCGTACAGAGAGTTGCCGTGGAGAGTTGCCGATTTCGGTGTGATCCACAGAAACGAATTTTCCGGTGCTCTTTCCGGGCTGACCAGAGTCAGAAGATTCCAGCAAGACGATGCGCACATTTTCTGTACCCAGGACCAGATTGAGGATGAGATCTCAggtgtttttgatttcttgCAGCACATCTACGGTATTTTCGGTTTCGAATTCAAGATGGAGTTGTCCACGAGACCAGAGAAGTACGTGGGGGACATTGAGACCTGGAATAACGCAGAGGCAAAGCTGGAGAGTGCCTTGAACAAGTGGGGCGGCAAATGGGAGCTGAACCCTGGAGACGGTGCGTTCTACGGTCCAAAGATCGACATCATGATTTCGGATGCCTTGAAAAGATGGCACCAGTGTGCCACTATCCAGCTCGACTTCCAGCTGCCAAACAGATTCGAGCTCGAATTTAGAGGCAAGGATGACTCTGCTGAGGTCCAGCGCCCGGTGATGATCCACAGAGCCATCTTGGGATCCATTGAGAGAATGACTGCTATCTTGACTGAACACTTTGCCGGTAAGTGGCCGTTCTGGCTGTCTCCTAGACAGATTCTGGTGGTCCCTGTTGGTGTCAGGTACTTCGACTATGCCCAGGAGGTGcaaaagctgctgcagactGAAGGATTCTATGCAGACGTGGATCTTTCTGGCAACACTCTGCAGAAAAAGGTGAGAACCGGCCAGTTGCAAAAATACAATTTCATCTTCATCGTTGGTGAGCAGGAGCAGAACGAGAAGGCCGTCAAcatcagaaacagagaCATCCAGGAGTTACAGAGTAAGAACGACATGGTCAAGCTCAACGACGTGCTTCCTAAGTTGCATGCTCTTAGAGACGAAAAGAGAAATGATAATGCTTTATAA
- a CDS encoding 54S ribosomal protein L17, mitochondrial has product MSNLKWGRRYLATNISTPLKNIQTGVILSRVPQVTPEVTDFEQKFYKYQDELERRLMWTFPRWFYFKKGTVAEREFSQAQIYPLPARDGVWFPKGKPEIRHGRDRRFKENIVLPKAEGHEKEGESSATQVENLDDASRPIKPLPRVTEADKKNDQHSLERKLSRTLYLLVRQNNMWKFPAFAVPDDSKPLHLVAEEGLKNLGGEKLNVWTVSHTPTALLKFSNGKLVHDLPHEGIREYLIKSHIIAGKFQLNKIDGCEEYKWLTREEIEQLVDPAYFEKIDCLLSKV; this is encoded by the coding sequence ATGAGTAATTTGAAATGGGGGAGACGGTATTTGGCTACCAACATAAGTACTCCACTCAAGAACATTCAGACTGGAGTGATTTTATCGAGAGTCCCGCAAGTCACACCCGAAGTGactgattttgagcaaaaaTTTTACAAATATCAAGATGAACTCGAAAGAAGACTCATGTGGACTTTTCCAAGATGGTTTTATTTCAAAAAGGGTACTGTCGCCGAGCGAGAGTTTTCCCAAGCTCAGATTTATCCACTGCCAGCAAGGGATGGTGTGTGGTTCCCAAAAGGAAAGCCGGAAATTAGACACggcagagacagaagatTCAAAGAAAACATCGTGCTACCCAAGGCTGAGGGGCATGAAAAAGAGGGCGAATCGTCTGCAACACAGGTAGAAAATTTGGATGACGCTAGCAGGCCCATCAAACCGTTGCCTAGAGTCACGGAAGCCGACAAAAAAAACGACCAGCAttctttggaaagaaaACTATCAAGGACACTGTACCTACTTGTCAGACAAAACAACATGTGGAAGTTCCCTGCCTTCGCGGTTCCAGACGACTCCAAGCCACTACACCTGGTTGCAGAAGAAGGTTTAAAAAACTTGGGAGGAGAAAAGCTTAACGTTTGGACTGTCTCCCACACCCCTACAGCATTATTGAAGTTTTCGAATGGCAAGCTTGTTCATGATTTACCTCATGAGGGTATTCGAGAATACTTAATCAAATCTCACATCATTGCGGGAAAGTTCCAATTAAACAAAATTGACGGTTGCGAAGAATACAAATGGCTTACGAGAGAGGAAATTGAGCAACTGGTAGACCCTGCTTACTTCGAGAAGATAGACTGTCTTCTCTCCAAAGTTTGA